In Musa acuminata AAA Group cultivar baxijiao chromosome BXJ2-10, Cavendish_Baxijiao_AAA, whole genome shotgun sequence, a genomic segment contains:
- the LOC104000564 gene encoding disease resistance protein RGA2-like, which yields MAVSSDLKFVLFEILPTPALMAQGRELRIQNHLEMVHDCICALYAVIIDAQMRALKEPEVEEWVNDVGIAVADVEDLLRSILGWQPKGAAASNLLPCSFPEVASRHAILLEMEHKASRLNYLVRRGSSLCLRKEMMDSTYPRREEEEGEKEYFTILREEVVGRDKKVEKIINKIRRKQQQGSNNDDDDDDDDDDEDDDDDDDHDDDHDDVDDDGLCFFALWGQFMAGKTSVARMVYHHPWVCEHFDRRVWIDGSKLSSFDAMWVIKEFARWIAGAPCEDIWLSYDRFGGSHRYFIILDDFLIGLDDQDKLNQLEHFLLLVGEPGSIVMFIVDGSSYLGSRHSFLRYKIGKISIDNWKKLFIRHALNHHDPAGVEEENMLDSFVHRIHDQIGLYPVLAKMFGSIFRYIETSRWQEETDALCRTEQIQHNQHFNLMFLHYLSPIITRSCLYQLLIPQDYISGHADLLHVLAAEGIPNKEDMEITPSLERINSASERWYFRMRVGRDSTIPRQCLHLQLLVDSRTSAFPTTLSAKVNNKLRTLSLHREEEMVLKQQPCHITDISATMFANLIHLRILHLGDTRIQRLPHTVGKLLNLRYLNLSKSEIQVLPVSLCNLRNLRVLNLAWCEKLWRLPRRIHNLRSLQIMKLAFCARLQRLPESITGLANLQELDLEGCHDLIELPENFHNLRKLIYLNIIKCRSLTRMPDELEQMHDLQTLSGYSISIVSSIGDVISELQSLIGLEKLDLCNLQIVSKLKDASTPPMLLQDVVPKLKHLALHWKWDNMNDVEKASDVTSLQVLEGLQPNIYLSKLEIISYAGKEFPIWMNDVALFLYNLREIRLVNLRRCERLPLLGELVHLKIVEISGMDSITVVTFHTRYTRRIRRLDKLIFSEMPQLEKLEGPTRGSNVEWYIGELTLMQCPKFKTWEHYLWVSKLNIWLNNEMLWRCQSMGWQRLISDTRELTIVGCQELRCLPPVLRSNLRVSQLTIIRCNKLISLPDWLVEIGSLQSLFISGCPELTYIPPQLKTRPDLLLQHSGCPKLRF from the coding sequence ATGGCGGTGTCGTCCGATTTGAAGTTCGTACTCTTCGAAATACTACCGACGCCTGCCCTGATGGCGCAAGGACGGGAGCTCCGTATCCAAAATCACCTGGAGATGGTTCACGATTGCATCTGTGCCCTCTATGCGGTGATCATAGATGCCCAGATGCGAGCGTTGAAGGAGCCGGAGGTGGAGGAGTGGGTGAACGACGTCGGGATAGCCGTCGCGGACGTGGAAGACCTGCTCCGCAGCATCCTGGGCTGGCAACCGAAGGGAGCGGCGGCATCCAACCTCCTGCCGTGCTCCTTCCCCGAAGTAGCATCTCGCCATGCTATTCTACTAGAGATGGAGCATAAGGCAAGCAGGTTGAATTACCTCGTGAGGAGGGGGTCTTCGCTATGCCTCCGAAAGGAGATGATGGATTCTACATATCCacgacgagaagaagaagaaggcgaaaaAGAGTACTTCACCATCTTGAGAGAAGAGGTGGTGGGAAGagacaaaaaagtagaaaaaatcataaataaaattcGTCGGAAGCAGCAACAAGGATccaacaatgatgatgatgatgacgatgacgatgacgatgaagacgatgatgatgatgatgatcacgatgatgatcatgatgatgttgatgatgatgggCTTTGTTTCTTCGCCCTATGGGGCCAATTTATGGCGGGGAAGACGTCCGTCGCTCGCATGGTTTACCACCACCCATGGGTCTGCGAGCACTTTGATCGTCGAGTCTGGATTGATGGTTCCAAATTATCTTCGTTCGATGCCATGTGGGTCATTAAAGAATTTGCAAGATGGATAGCTGGGGCGCCATGCGAAGACATCTGGTTGTCTTATGATCGATTCGGTGGAAGCCACAGATACTTCATCATCCTAGATGACTTCCTTATTGGGTTGGATGACCAGGACAAGTTGAATCAATTGGAGCACTTTCTCCTTCTCGTGGGTGAACCGGGCAGCATAGTGATGTTCATCGTTGATGGATCTTCTTATTTAGGTTCACGGCACAGTTTCTTAAGATACAAAATTGGAAAAATATCGATAGACAATTGGAAAAAACTATTCATAAGACACGCACTGAACCATCATGATCCGGCCGGGGTGGAGGAAGAAAATATGCTAGATTCATTCGTCCATAGAATTCATGATCAAATCGGTTTGTATCCTGTGCTTGCCAAGATGTTTGGCTCGATATTTAGATACATTGAGACCAGTCGATGGCAAGAAGAAACAGATGCTCTGTGTAGGACGGAGCAAATACAACACAATCAGCATTTCAATTTGATGTTCCTCCATTATCTTTCTCCAATAATTACACGATCATGCCTGTATCAGTTGTTGATTCCACAGGATTACATCTCTGGCCATGCCGACTTGTTGCACGTGCTCGCTGCCGAAGGCATTCCAAACAAAGAGGATATGGAGATTACACCATCGTTAGAAAGGATAAATAGTGCCTCAGAGCGATGGTACTTCCGGATGAGGGTCGGTCGTGATTCCACAATCCCACGACAATGCCTCCATCTACAATTGCTCGTGGATTCTCGTACATCCGCATTTCCCACGACCTTATCTGCAAAAGTAAACAACAAGTTGAGAACCCTATCTTTGCATAGGGAGGAGGAGATGGTTCTTAAACAACAGCCATGTCACATCACAGATATCTCGGCAACCATGTTTGCAAATCTCATCCATCTACGCATCTTGCATTTAGGTGATACAAGGATCCAACGACTTCCTCACACGGTTGGCAAGTTACTAAACTTGAGATACCTCAACCTTTCTAAGAGTGAAATCCAGGTACTTCCTGTATCCTTATGTAACCTTCGAAATTTACGAGTTCTAAATTTAGCTTGGTGTGAAAAGCTTTGGAGACTACCTAGACGGATCCACAATCTTAGGAGTCTACAGATCATGAAGCTAGCTTTTTGTGCAAGGCTTCAAAGGTTGCCCGAATCAATCACCGGCCTTGCGAATCTACAAGAATTAGACCTTGAAGGTTGTCATGACCTCATCGAATTACCCGAGAATTTTCATAACCTGAGAAAATTGATATACCTGAATATAATCAAGTGTCGCTCTTTGACACGAATGCCCGATGAATTAGAGCAAATGCATGACCTCCAAACATTGTCTGGATATTCGATCAGTATAGTTAGTAGTATTGGAGATGTCATCTCAGAGTTGCAATCTCTAATAGGTctcgaaaaacttgatttgtgcaATCTCCAAATCGTCTCAAAACTAAAGGATGCTTCCACTCCTCCAATGCTGTTGCAAGATGTAGTACCAAAGCTCAAACATTTGGCACTGCATTGGAAATGGGATAATATGAATGATGTCGAGAAAGCTTCTGATGTCACATCGTTGCAGGTACTTGAGGGCCTCCAACCTAATATCTATTTGAGTAAACTAGAAATCATTTCATATGCTGGTAAGGAATTCCCCATATGGATGAATGATGTGGCTTTATTTCTCTATAATTTGAGGGAGATCAGATTGGTCAATCTCCGGAGATGTGAAAGGCTGCCACTACTCGGGGAACTAGTTCATCTCAAGATTGTTGAGATAAGCGGCATGGATTCAATCACTGTTGTAACATTTCATACTCGTTATACTAGgagaataagaaggttagataaactaATTTTCTCTGAAATGCCTCAGCTAGAAAAATTGGAAGGACCAACAAGAGGAAGTAATGTTGAATGGTACATTGGAGAATTGACACTGATGCAATGCCCAAAATTCAAGACATGGGAGCACTACCTGTGGGTGAGCAAGTTGAACATTTGGTTGAACAACGAGATGCTATGGCGTTGTCAATCCATGGGTTGGCAGAGACTCATCAGTGATACTCGCGAGTTGACGATTGTTGGATGCCAAGAGCTGAGGTGTTTGCCACCAGTTTTACGGTCGAATCTACGGGTCAGCCAGTTGACCATTATTCGCTGCAATAAATTGATCTCCTTACCAGATTGGCTGGTAGAAATCGGATCTCTGCAATCTTTGTTTATATCTGGTTGCCCTGAGCTGACATACATACCACCGCAACTCAAAACACGGCCAGATCTTCTACTACAACATAGTGGTTGTCCCAAGCTACGGTTCTAA